A stretch of Thermostichus vulcanus str. 'Rupite' DNA encodes these proteins:
- a CDS encoding ankyrin repeat domain-containing protein — translation MQRRFWGVGIGLGSLLVAGLLYYGHTLPEDPEVLAGAHPLRLQLALWLGKDAHVVDVRGKTALFFVDSGLNTRLLLKHGVDPNQLDKGGASPLHQAARLGNSEVTKALLQGGAQVNARFGAGGLPLHFAAWSGNPEVVKLLLEYGSEIDEPDGYGLTPLNIAQDLRRWEAAIILSQWSRPTATE, via the coding sequence GTGCAGCGTCGGTTCTGGGGAGTCGGTATCGGACTGGGATCCCTGCTGGTGGCGGGCTTGCTCTACTACGGCCACACCTTGCCTGAGGATCCTGAAGTTTTGGCAGGAGCCCATCCGCTGCGACTGCAACTGGCCCTTTGGTTGGGCAAGGATGCCCATGTTGTAGATGTGCGGGGCAAAACTGCCCTGTTTTTTGTGGACAGTGGCCTCAATACCCGTCTTTTACTCAAGCATGGGGTTGATCCCAATCAGCTGGATAAGGGTGGGGCCAGTCCTTTGCACCAAGCTGCCCGCCTCGGCAACTCGGAGGTGACAAAAGCCCTGCTGCAGGGGGGGGCACAGGTGAATGCTCGCTTTGGAGCGGGTGGGCTGCCGCTGCATTTTGCCGCTTGGTCGGGCAACCCAGAGGTTGTCAAACTGTTGCTGGAGTATGGCTCTGAGATCGATGAGCCGGATGGCTACGGCCTCACCCCCCTGAACATTGCTCAGGATCTACGCCGTTGGGAAGCTGCAATCATTCTCTCCCAGTGGTCCCGCCCTACCGCAACGGAGTGA
- a CDS encoding MBL fold metallo-hydrolase: MNRRQLLQASAGLLGSMAVGLRVGAQTAPEGGTAPPATLEFTPGPSLEGLQLTWLHHSCVLFEADGKRFLVNPFRPVGCTAGYPAPRVAADLVLLSSRLFDEGALDVVPGNPRVLFQPGDYQIDGIRIQGVRMSRGPRFGVNVGWRWSMAGIDIVHLGGAAAPITREQSILLSRPDVMLVPVGGGPKNYDPAGAKAAIEALQPKLVIPTMYRTAAAEEGQCELVPLQEFLSLFPAAALQPAASNPLILSAQALPPQGVVILSFGE, from the coding sequence TCGTCGCCAATTGCTGCAAGCCAGTGCTGGACTGCTGGGGTCGATGGCGGTGGGCTTGAGGGTAGGTGCTCAAACCGCTCCTGAAGGGGGTACAGCCCCGCCCGCAACCCTAGAATTCACCCCTGGCCCCAGCTTAGAGGGGCTACAACTGACTTGGCTGCACCACAGTTGTGTTTTATTTGAAGCGGACGGCAAGCGTTTTTTGGTCAATCCCTTTCGCCCAGTTGGCTGTACGGCTGGCTATCCTGCCCCGCGCGTTGCTGCGGATCTGGTTTTGCTCAGTAGTCGTCTGTTTGATGAGGGGGCTTTGGATGTGGTGCCTGGTAACCCCAGGGTGCTCTTTCAGCCAGGGGATTACCAGATTGACGGGATCCGGATACAAGGAGTGCGCATGTCCCGTGGCCCTCGCTTTGGGGTCAATGTGGGTTGGCGCTGGAGCATGGCTGGGATCGATATTGTGCATTTGGGAGGAGCAGCAGCCCCGATTACCCGGGAGCAGTCGATTCTGTTGTCTCGGCCCGATGTGATGCTGGTGCCGGTTGGTGGCGGCCCGAAAAACTATGACCCTGCCGGAGCCAAAGCCGCGATTGAAGCCTTGCAACCGAAGCTGGTGATCCCAACCATGTACCGTACCGCTGCTGCTGAAGAGGGGCAATGTGAGCTGGTGCCTTTGCAGGAATTTTTAAGTCTGTTTCCAGCCGCCGCCCTACAGCCTGCAGCCAGCAATCCCCTCATTCTCTCCGCCCAGGCTTTGCCTCCTCAAGGCGTTGTCATTCTCTCGTTCGGGGAGTAG